From the genome of Cryptosporangium minutisporangium, one region includes:
- a CDS encoding methylmalonyl-CoA mutase family protein encodes MTVPSEKSPLALAAGFEPVDRARWQELALGVLRKSRAATDETPPEAVDDLLATTTYDGIRLAPLYTAENAPGDPGVPGFPPFVRGNRLRDTTAEGGERPGGWDVRQRHADPDVAATKAAIDADLKNGVTSLWLVLGAEGIPVDALPEVLADVYLDLAPISLDAGPDTRAAAETFLRLTDSLADSTAAGAESGAAPAAGARGNLGADPIGLSARTGARVELDVLTDLARRTAGTGVRAGLVDATVYHDAGGSDAQELGFSIATGVAYLRALTDAGLSVEEALAQLEFRYAATADQFLTIAKLRAARRLWARVAEVSGSPESPQRQHAVTSGAMMAGRDPWVNMLRTTLACFGAGIGGADAVTVAPFDAVLGLPDAFSRRIARNTQSLLLEESSLGRVLDPAGGSWYVESLTDELARTAWDVFTGIEKAGGIVTALQSGHVENALAEVWAERRTNIAHRRDPLTGVSEFPNPTEKLPVRTPAPAPATGGLPRNRYSQDFEALRDAADAAAERPKVFLATLGPLAAYTARATFAANLFQAGGIETVPAGPSLGPDELAAAFRESGAKVAVLCSTDKIYASDGEAAAAALRDAGAARVWLAGKQGTLPDVDNYVFSGCDAVAVLTTTLDDLGVAR; translated from the coding sequence ATGACGGTGCCGTCCGAGAAGAGTCCACTCGCGCTGGCCGCCGGCTTCGAGCCGGTCGATCGGGCACGCTGGCAGGAACTCGCGCTGGGCGTCCTGCGCAAGTCCCGGGCCGCGACCGACGAGACGCCGCCCGAGGCGGTCGACGATCTGCTCGCCACCACCACGTACGACGGAATCCGGCTCGCGCCGCTGTACACCGCGGAGAACGCACCCGGCGATCCGGGCGTCCCCGGGTTCCCGCCGTTCGTCCGGGGCAACCGCCTGCGGGACACCACCGCCGAGGGTGGTGAGCGCCCCGGCGGCTGGGACGTCCGGCAGCGCCACGCCGATCCGGACGTCGCCGCCACGAAGGCCGCGATCGACGCCGACCTGAAGAACGGCGTCACGTCGCTCTGGCTCGTGCTCGGCGCCGAGGGCATCCCGGTCGACGCACTTCCCGAGGTGCTCGCCGACGTCTACCTCGACCTCGCCCCGATCTCGCTCGACGCCGGACCCGACACCCGGGCCGCCGCCGAGACCTTCCTCCGCCTGACCGACAGCCTGGCCGACTCGACGGCGGCGGGCGCCGAGTCGGGTGCGGCACCTGCGGCCGGCGCGCGCGGGAACTTGGGCGCCGACCCGATCGGGCTCTCCGCCCGCACGGGCGCGCGGGTGGAGTTGGACGTCCTCACCGATCTCGCCCGACGCACCGCCGGGACCGGCGTCCGCGCGGGCCTCGTCGACGCGACCGTCTACCACGACGCCGGTGGGTCGGACGCCCAGGAGCTGGGCTTCTCGATCGCGACCGGCGTCGCCTACCTGCGGGCACTCACCGACGCCGGGCTGAGCGTCGAGGAGGCGCTGGCCCAGCTGGAGTTCCGCTACGCCGCCACCGCCGACCAGTTCCTCACGATCGCCAAGCTGCGTGCCGCGCGTCGGCTCTGGGCCCGCGTCGCCGAGGTGAGCGGCTCCCCGGAGAGCCCGCAACGGCAGCACGCCGTGACCAGCGGCGCGATGATGGCCGGCCGCGACCCGTGGGTGAACATGCTCCGCACGACGCTGGCCTGCTTCGGCGCGGGCATCGGCGGCGCGGACGCGGTCACCGTCGCTCCGTTCGACGCGGTGCTCGGCCTGCCGGACGCGTTCAGCCGCCGGATCGCCCGCAACACCCAGTCCCTCCTCCTGGAGGAGTCGAGCCTCGGGCGGGTGCTCGACCCGGCGGGTGGCTCCTGGTACGTCGAGAGCCTCACCGACGAGCTGGCCCGCACGGCGTGGGACGTCTTCACCGGCATCGAGAAAGCCGGCGGGATCGTCACGGCGCTCCAGTCCGGGCACGTGGAGAACGCCCTCGCCGAGGTCTGGGCCGAGCGCAGGACGAACATCGCCCACCGCCGTGACCCGCTGACCGGCGTCAGCGAGTTCCCGAACCCGACCGAGAAGCTGCCGGTCCGCACGCCGGCTCCGGCACCGGCGACCGGTGGACTGCCGCGCAACCGCTACAGCCAGGACTTCGAAGCCCTGCGCGACGCGGCCGACGCCGCCGCCGAGCGCCCGAAGGTCTTCCTCGCCACGCTCGGTCCGCTCGCCGCCTACACGGCGCGGGCCACGTTCGCCGCCAACCTTTTCCAGGCCGGTGGTATCGAGACCGTTCCCGCCGGGCCGAGCCTCGGGCCGGACGAGCTGGCCGCCGCGTTCCGGGAGAGCGGGGCGAAGGTCGCGGTGCTCTGCTCGACCGACAAGATCTACGCCTCGGACGGTGAGGCGGCTGCCGCCGCACTGCGCGACGCCGGGGCCGCCCGCGTCTGGCTCGCGGGCAAACAGGGCACGCTGCCGGACGTCGATAATTATGTATTCAGCGGGTGCGACGCGGTCGCGGTGCTGACGACGACGCTCGACGACCTGGGGGTGGCCCGATGA
- a CDS encoding DUF4331 domain-containing protein, whose product MLHHSAGRAASGLRTPARRRVWAAVTAALALTALGLPALAPGGATASSHREAPTIAGFPQYDNTDVYAFVSPDKPDSVTLMANWIPFEEPAGGPNFYPFATDARYEINVDNNGDAQRDVTYRWQFTSSYASKDTFLHNTGPVTSLADPDLNFWQSYQLQEIQWGPNGQQTGVKQLAKQLPVAPSFVGKASMPDYAALRNRAVKSLPGDVKSFAGQADDPFFLDLRIFDVLYGGDLSEVGNDTLAPYNVNTLALQLPKSRLTRGGEPVIGVWSTTSRKNSSGEYVQVSRLGMPLVNEVVVPIRDKDRFNASQPAGDGQFLKYVTEPEVPRLIEKVYKIKAPATPRQDLVQAFLTGVPGLNQPQNVTPSEQLRLNTSIAPSASPKRLGVLDGDKAGFPNGRRLTDDVVDITLQVAEGELVNAPNDLGDAVDANNTPFGRSFPYVALPTSGSDTRAGGTPSQGSSQPPATQAAPADPSTSPSMLTGGAGNPTPSPAANASETGMTDLLPLGSAVGGAALLAFGAAWLWRKRRTS is encoded by the coding sequence ATGCTCCACCACTCAGCCGGACGCGCCGCGTCCGGACTCCGTACCCCCGCACGGCGGCGGGTGTGGGCGGCGGTCACCGCCGCCCTCGCGCTCACCGCGTTGGGGCTCCCCGCGCTCGCGCCCGGCGGCGCGACCGCGTCGAGTCACCGTGAGGCCCCGACCATCGCGGGGTTCCCCCAGTACGACAACACCGACGTGTACGCGTTCGTCAGCCCCGACAAACCCGACAGCGTCACGCTGATGGCCAACTGGATCCCGTTCGAGGAGCCGGCGGGCGGACCGAACTTCTACCCGTTCGCCACCGACGCCCGCTACGAGATCAACGTCGACAACAACGGGGACGCCCAGCGAGACGTCACCTACCGCTGGCAGTTCACCAGCTCGTACGCGAGCAAGGACACGTTCCTGCACAACACCGGGCCGGTCACCAGCCTCGCCGACCCCGACCTGAACTTCTGGCAGAGCTACCAGCTCCAGGAGATCCAGTGGGGCCCGAACGGTCAGCAGACCGGCGTCAAGCAGCTCGCCAAGCAGCTCCCGGTCGCGCCGTCGTTCGTCGGTAAGGCCTCGATGCCCGACTACGCGGCGCTGCGCAACCGCGCGGTCAAGTCGCTGCCCGGCGACGTGAAGTCGTTCGCCGGTCAAGCCGACGACCCGTTCTTCCTCGACCTGCGGATCTTCGACGTGCTGTACGGCGGTGACCTGAGCGAGGTCGGTAACGACACGCTCGCGCCCTACAACGTCAACACGCTCGCGCTCCAGCTGCCGAAGTCCCGGCTCACCCGGGGCGGCGAACCGGTGATCGGCGTGTGGTCGACGACGTCCCGCAAGAACTCGTCCGGCGAGTACGTCCAGGTCTCCCGGCTGGGGATGCCGCTGGTGAACGAGGTCGTCGTCCCGATCCGGGACAAGGACCGGTTCAACGCGTCGCAGCCCGCGGGCGACGGCCAGTTCCTGAAGTACGTCACGGAGCCCGAGGTGCCGCGGCTGATCGAGAAGGTCTACAAGATCAAGGCGCCCGCCACTCCGCGCCAGGACCTCGTCCAGGCGTTCCTCACCGGGGTTCCGGGTCTCAACCAGCCGCAGAACGTCACCCCGAGCGAGCAGTTGCGGCTCAACACGTCGATCGCGCCGAGCGCGAGCCCGAAACGGCTCGGTGTTCTCGACGGTGACAAGGCCGGTTTCCCGAACGGCCGGCGGCTCACCGACGACGTCGTCGACATCACGCTGCAGGTCGCCGAGGGCGAACTGGTGAACGCGCCGAACGACCTGGGCGACGCGGTGGACGCGAACAACACGCCGTTCGGGCGTTCGTTCCCGTACGTCGCGCTGCCGACGTCGGGCTCGGACACCCGGGCCGGGGGCACGCCGTCGCAGGGTTCGTCGCAGCCGCCGGCGACCCAGGCAGCACCGGCCGACCCGAGCACCAGCCCGTCGATGCTCACCGGAGGCGCCGGGAACCCGACGCCGTCCCCGGCGGCGAACGCATCGGAGACCGGGATGACCGACCTCCTTCCGCTGGGCTCCGCCGTCGGTGGCGCCGCTCTGCTCGCGTTCGGTGCCGCCTGGTTGTGGCGCAAGCGGCGCACCTCTTGA
- a CDS encoding tetratricopeptide repeat protein, with protein MLRIRRLTLAALPVAVGLTLAAAVLIPSDGDAPRRATARPATVVAAQDCATDGCVTALQARLRQYPRDGRSWTALAVAYVDRARLTGQNAWYPRAQSALDRALALDPADDAALAAAGVLAAARHEFTAALRWGDRAAAANPYSARAQIVRADALTELGRYPEARAAATAADDLKPGVPTFTRLAYADELAGRTDRAAALLRRGLEPGTAPADVAFCRFHLGELARNAGDYATAATEYRAALAADPDYVPARAGLARVEVARGNPSGAVRIYRAIVTASPLPQYAAELGELLQAGGDRTAAEQQYAVVRAAHRLSRSTGVVDGPEVTLFEADHGNPAVAVELARAEWAQRTSIHVADALGWALFRAGRPADALPYVRAATRLGTHDARLLYHRGMVERAAGLPADARRSLGRALALDPHFSPLGAPDARAALAGLR; from the coding sequence ATGCTCCGGATACGACGCCTCACCCTCGCGGCACTGCCGGTCGCGGTCGGCCTCACGCTCGCCGCCGCGGTACTGATTCCCTCCGACGGGGACGCTCCCCGGCGCGCCACCGCTCGACCCGCCACCGTCGTCGCCGCGCAGGACTGCGCCACGGACGGGTGCGTCACCGCCCTCCAGGCCCGGCTGCGGCAGTACCCCCGGGACGGCCGGTCGTGGACGGCGCTGGCCGTCGCGTACGTCGACCGGGCCCGGCTGACCGGCCAGAACGCGTGGTACCCCCGGGCGCAGAGCGCGCTCGACCGGGCGCTCGCGCTGGACCCGGCCGACGACGCCGCGCTCGCCGCCGCGGGAGTGCTCGCCGCCGCCCGGCACGAGTTCACCGCGGCGCTGCGCTGGGGCGACCGAGCCGCGGCCGCAAACCCGTACAGCGCCCGCGCGCAGATCGTCCGGGCCGACGCGTTGACCGAGCTGGGGCGTTACCCGGAAGCGCGAGCCGCCGCGACCGCCGCCGACGACCTCAAGCCGGGCGTGCCGACGTTCACTCGGCTCGCGTACGCCGACGAGCTGGCCGGCCGGACCGACCGCGCGGCCGCCCTGCTCCGGCGCGGCCTGGAGCCCGGAACAGCACCGGCCGACGTCGCGTTCTGTCGCTTCCACCTCGGTGAACTGGCCCGGAACGCGGGCGACTACGCCACCGCCGCCACCGAGTACCGGGCTGCGCTCGCCGCCGACCCCGACTACGTCCCGGCCCGGGCGGGCCTCGCGCGGGTCGAGGTCGCACGCGGCAACCCGTCCGGCGCGGTCCGGATCTACCGTGCGATCGTCACCGCCTCGCCGCTGCCGCAGTACGCCGCCGAACTAGGGGAGTTGCTCCAGGCCGGTGGTGACCGGACCGCGGCCGAGCAGCAGTACGCGGTCGTCCGGGCCGCCCACCGGCTGTCCCGCTCGACCGGCGTCGTGGACGGGCCCGAAGTGACGCTCTTCGAGGCCGACCACGGGAACCCGGCGGTCGCCGTCGAGCTGGCGCGCGCCGAGTGGGCGCAGCGGACGAGCATCCACGTCGCGGACGCGCTGGGCTGGGCACTGTTCCGGGCCGGTCGGCCCGCGGACGCGCTGCCGTACGTCCGGGCGGCGACCCGGTTGGGGACCCACGACGCCCGGTTGCTGTACCACCGCGGAATGGTCGAGCGGGCCGCCGGGCTTCCCGCCGACGCACGCCGCTCGCTCGGCCGGGCGCTCGCGCTCGACCCGCACTTCTCCCCGCTGGGCGCCCCGGACGCCCGCGCGGCTCTGGCGGGTCTGCGATGA
- a CDS encoding nickel transporter — MRRVLAAFTVVLGMLAGGLLLGAPAQAHPLGELTASRYDGLVVGVDRVSIEHVEDLAEIPTAQVTPEIDVDGDGTLAIAELGRYARRACAAAASDLRLTVGGTARPVRLSGVPRARVGDGRAGLPVLRLECPLSAAVPALRTPTEYSFADAGGAGSSGWREITVVGDRTSVTGAAVRADSASRKLTRYPEDALSSPPDLRSVTFSVRPGGAAAVPDAGSAPDSWAPASDRVTRLLDSSTTPWLAAVAVLAAAVLGAAHALAPGHGKTVMAFYLLARDPVRVERPTLVDRAARRSGSRPVRAAFAVGAAVTVAHTAGVLTLGLLVSGGVAVAPAAVMPWLSAASGLLIVLVGVALLRGARHGRSHSHGPDGHSHSHGPGHGQAGGHDHGHGQAGGHDHGHGHTHAHPTPARGRLTLVATGLAGGLLPSPSALLVFLGAVAADRAWFGVVLVLSFGVGMAATLAAAGLLVRFAGQRVVRLVTARAGRIRSATLARLVTTALRKAPVLTGVGVCGVGATIAVRALVAI, encoded by the coding sequence ATGAGGCGGGTCCTCGCGGCGTTCACCGTCGTTCTGGGCATGCTCGCGGGCGGGCTGCTGCTGGGAGCTCCGGCGCAGGCGCATCCGCTCGGCGAGCTGACGGCCAGCCGCTACGACGGGCTGGTGGTCGGCGTCGACCGGGTGTCGATCGAGCACGTCGAGGACTTGGCCGAGATCCCGACCGCCCAGGTGACGCCGGAGATCGACGTCGACGGGGACGGGACGCTCGCCATCGCGGAGCTGGGCCGGTACGCGCGGCGCGCCTGCGCGGCGGCGGCGTCCGATCTCCGGCTGACCGTCGGCGGGACCGCTCGCCCGGTGCGGCTGAGCGGTGTACCGCGTGCTCGGGTCGGCGACGGCCGGGCCGGGCTGCCGGTGCTGCGACTGGAGTGCCCGCTGTCCGCGGCCGTACCTGCCCTGCGGACGCCGACCGAGTACTCGTTCGCCGACGCCGGAGGGGCCGGCAGTTCGGGCTGGCGCGAGATCACGGTGGTCGGTGACCGGACGAGCGTGACCGGCGCGGCGGTCCGGGCCGACAGCGCGAGCCGGAAGCTGACGCGGTACCCGGAGGATGCCCTCTCCTCGCCGCCCGACCTGCGGTCGGTGACGTTCTCGGTGCGCCCGGGCGGGGCGGCCGCCGTTCCGGACGCCGGCTCCGCCCCGGACAGCTGGGCTCCTGCGTCGGATCGCGTGACTCGACTGCTCGACAGCAGCACGACGCCCTGGTTGGCGGCGGTCGCCGTGCTGGCCGCGGCGGTGCTGGGAGCCGCGCACGCGCTGGCACCCGGTCACGGCAAGACCGTGATGGCGTTCTACCTCCTCGCCCGCGACCCCGTCCGAGTCGAGCGGCCGACGTTGGTGGACCGGGCCGCCCGTCGCTCGGGTAGCCGACCGGTCCGGGCGGCGTTCGCGGTCGGTGCGGCGGTGACCGTCGCGCACACCGCCGGGGTCCTGACGCTCGGGTTGCTGGTCAGTGGGGGTGTCGCGGTGGCGCCAGCGGCGGTGATGCCGTGGCTGTCTGCGGCGTCCGGCCTGCTGATCGTGCTGGTCGGCGTCGCCCTGCTGCGGGGCGCTCGGCACGGCCGTTCGCACTCCCACGGTCCGGACGGCCATTCGCATTCGCACGGGCCCGGGCACGGGCAAGCGGGCGGGCACGACCACGGGCACGGGCAAGCGGGCGGGCACGACCACGGGCACGGGCACACCCATGCGCATCCGACCCCGGCGCGGGGGCGGCTCACGCTGGTCGCCACCGGCCTCGCGGGTGGTCTGCTGCCGAGTCCGTCCGCCCTGCTCGTCTTCCTCGGCGCGGTGGCGGCCGACCGCGCGTGGTTCGGCGTCGTGCTCGTGCTGTCGTTCGGCGTCGGCATGGCAGCGACGCTGGCCGCCGCCGGGTTACTCGTGCGGTTCGCCGGGCAGCGTGTGGTCCGGCTGGTCACCGCGCGGGCGGGCCGGATCCGCTCGGCCACGCTCGCCCGCCTCGTGACCACCGCACTCCGAAAGGCACCCGTCCTCACCGGCGTCGGCGTCTGCGGCGTCGGAGCCACGATCGCGGTCCGCGCGTTGGTGGCCATCTAA
- a CDS encoding histidine phosphatase family protein has translation MATRITLLTHPATAATRATAFPPDEPLPPDGVAAARPAAVGLAGYRSAGWRCGPSLRCRQTVAALGATEVAVEDGLDECDYGSWRGRSLEDVAASDPAGVDAWLTDPDAAPHGGESVRDLLHRVTKWLDATAAGPARTVAVTHPSVVKAALVVALSAPPAAFWRLDVAPLTRTDLSGRPGAWTVRRTAERLRKI, from the coding sequence GTGGCGACGCGGATCACGCTGCTGACCCATCCCGCGACGGCGGCGACCAGAGCAACGGCGTTTCCCCCCGACGAGCCGCTGCCGCCGGACGGGGTGGCCGCCGCGCGGCCCGCCGCGGTCGGACTGGCCGGGTACCGCTCGGCCGGGTGGCGATGCGGGCCGTCGCTGCGCTGCCGGCAGACCGTCGCCGCGCTCGGGGCCACGGAGGTCGCGGTCGAGGACGGCCTGGACGAGTGCGACTACGGCTCCTGGCGCGGGCGCTCGCTGGAGGACGTCGCGGCGTCGGACCCGGCGGGTGTGGACGCCTGGCTCACCGACCCGGACGCCGCCCCGCACGGCGGGGAGTCGGTGCGGGACCTGCTCCACCGGGTGACGAAGTGGTTGGACGCCACGGCGGCCGGGCCCGCTCGGACCGTGGCGGTCACGCACCCGTCGGTCGTCAAGGCGGCGCTGGTGGTCGCGTTGTCCGCTCCCCCCGCCGCGTTCTGGCGCCTCGACGTGGCCCCCCTCACCCGCACGGACCTGTCCGGACGCCCCGGCGCGTGGACCGTCCGCCGCACCGCCGAACGGCTCCGAAAAATCTGA
- a CDS encoding CbtB domain-containing protein, with product MANLIETAGTSRPVALPTPIPLRQIAPWALFGGLLLLLALYFVGAEEGATSVVGGTWVHEFVHDGRHLLGFPCH from the coding sequence ATGGCCAACTTGATCGAGACCGCCGGCACCTCACGCCCGGTGGCTCTGCCCACCCCCATCCCGCTCCGCCAGATCGCGCCGTGGGCGCTCTTCGGCGGCTTGCTGCTGCTCCTGGCGCTGTACTTCGTCGGCGCGGAGGAGGGTGCGACCTCGGTCGTCGGGGGCACCTGGGTGCACGAGTTCGTGCACGACGGCCGTCACCTGCTCGGTTTCCCCTGCCACTGA
- a CDS encoding CbtA family protein, which produces MMGRLLTRGMVAGLIAAVFAFLVAYLAGEGPVGAAIDLESAASAASGIPAEPEQVSRTIQSTLGLAVAVAIYGTALGGLFAIAYAFALGRLGGLSERATALVVAAGGFLTVFLLPFLKYPANPPAVGTAETIGRRTGLYLLMMLISVLAGIGAAILARQLEPRLGSWNGTIAAIVVAGLVVLGATWVMPNINEVGRDFPASTLWSFRIASIQTQFVLWAVLGIAFSALTARAAAPRRVRRARPPVEPEPAAG; this is translated from the coding sequence ATGATGGGACGTTTACTGACGCGGGGCATGGTGGCGGGTCTGATCGCGGCGGTCTTCGCCTTTCTGGTCGCCTACCTGGCGGGTGAAGGGCCGGTGGGTGCCGCGATCGACCTCGAGTCGGCGGCGTCCGCCGCGTCCGGCATCCCGGCCGAGCCGGAGCAGGTCAGCCGCACGATCCAGAGCACGCTCGGGCTGGCGGTCGCGGTCGCGATCTACGGCACCGCGCTCGGTGGTCTGTTCGCCATCGCCTACGCGTTCGCGCTGGGGCGGCTCGGTGGGCTCAGCGAGCGGGCGACGGCGCTGGTCGTCGCGGCAGGCGGATTCCTGACCGTGTTCCTGCTGCCGTTCCTCAAGTACCCGGCGAACCCGCCCGCGGTGGGTACCGCCGAGACGATCGGCCGCCGGACCGGCCTCTACCTGCTGATGATGCTCATCTCGGTGCTGGCAGGCATCGGTGCGGCGATCCTGGCGCGGCAACTCGAACCGCGGCTGGGGAGCTGGAACGGCACGATCGCCGCGATCGTCGTCGCGGGCCTGGTCGTGCTCGGTGCCACCTGGGTGATGCCGAACATCAACGAGGTCGGGCGGGACTTCCCGGCGTCGACGCTGTGGAGCTTCCGGATCGCGTCGATCCAGACGCAGTTCGTGCTGTGGGCGGTGCTCGGCATCGCGTTCAGCGCGCTGACGGCGAGGGCCGCTGCGCCGCGGCGCGTCCGCCGGGCCCGTCCGCCCGTCGAGCCCGAACCGGCGGCAGGCTGA
- a CDS encoding YibE/F family protein: MAEDPYGAAPRYPEGTYDRLNFQNPGQPGPGSGYPAESHPSASWDPDPRDRGPWGAAPPEPPRRRPEPPPEHSGGLGYSGAPGHPGAPGHSGPAVDDAAHSHAHSVASPVSARTRKAVIGILIPAIVATLIGLIVLWPGQVDYSSNTGQSGQQQRATGTVTEVVEQTCPETPEAESAGLTGPCGSATVKITDGTGEGQTVSMELPQGPGAPRVDVGDDVVLLVLSDGSGEGESTARYTIVDKQRSGSLWLLAALAAVVVIGFGRLRGLAAIGGLIISFAVLLLFVLPGILDGSPPLLVAVVGASTIMFAVLYLTHGVSVRTSVAILGTLASLVLTGLLGAAFTALTKLTGLGDEQSVYLATVEGGVDMRGLLLAGIIIGSLGVLDDVTITQSQVVAELARTPRSRWELYRAAIRVGRAHVGSAVNTIVLAYAGASLPLLLLISVSGQSLGSLVTGQAIAGEIVRALVGTIGLVASVPITTALAALVAESPAEDEDPAETPAASHP, encoded by the coding sequence GTGGCCGAGGATCCGTACGGGGCCGCTCCGCGGTACCCGGAGGGCACGTACGACCGGCTGAACTTCCAGAACCCCGGCCAACCGGGGCCCGGCTCCGGTTACCCGGCGGAGTCTCACCCCTCCGCGTCGTGGGATCCCGATCCGCGCGACCGCGGGCCGTGGGGCGCGGCTCCTCCCGAGCCGCCGCGGCGTCGCCCCGAGCCACCACCCGAGCACTCCGGCGGGCTCGGCTACTCCGGCGCGCCCGGCCATCCCGGGGCACCGGGGCATTCGGGGCCGGCCGTCGACGACGCGGCTCACAGCCACGCGCACAGCGTCGCCTCGCCGGTCTCGGCCCGCACCCGCAAGGCCGTGATCGGGATCCTCATCCCGGCGATCGTCGCGACGCTGATCGGGCTGATCGTGCTCTGGCCCGGGCAGGTGGACTACAGCAGCAACACCGGCCAGAGCGGCCAGCAGCAGCGCGCCACCGGCACGGTCACCGAGGTCGTCGAGCAAACCTGCCCGGAGACGCCCGAGGCGGAGTCGGCCGGGCTGACCGGTCCGTGCGGCAGCGCCACGGTCAAGATCACCGACGGCACCGGCGAGGGCCAGACCGTCTCGATGGAACTGCCGCAGGGGCCTGGCGCGCCGCGAGTCGACGTCGGCGACGACGTCGTCCTGCTGGTCTTGTCCGACGGGAGCGGTGAGGGCGAGTCGACGGCCCGCTACACGATCGTCGACAAGCAACGGTCCGGGTCGCTCTGGCTGCTGGCGGCGCTCGCCGCCGTGGTGGTCATCGGCTTCGGCCGCCTCCGCGGGCTCGCGGCGATCGGTGGCCTGATCATCAGCTTCGCCGTGCTGCTGCTGTTCGTGCTGCCCGGCATCCTGGACGGCTCGCCACCGCTGCTGGTGGCGGTCGTCGGGGCGTCCACGATCATGTTCGCGGTGCTCTACCTGACGCACGGCGTCTCGGTACGGACCTCGGTGGCGATCCTCGGCACGCTGGCCAGCCTCGTGCTCACCGGGCTGTTGGGGGCCGCGTTCACCGCGCTGACCAAACTCACCGGGCTCGGCGACGAGCAGAGCGTCTATCTGGCCACCGTCGAGGGCGGCGTGGACATGCGCGGCCTGCTACTGGCCGGCATCATCATCGGCTCGCTCGGCGTGCTGGACGACGTCACGATCACGCAGTCCCAGGTGGTCGCGGAGCTGGCGCGGACACCGCGGAGCCGATGGGAGCTCTACCGGGCCGCGATCCGGGTGGGGCGGGCGCACGTCGGATCGGCGGTGAACACGATCGTGCTGGCGTACGCCGGAGCGTCCCTGCCGCTGCTGCTGCTCATCTCGGTCAGCGGGCAGAGCCTGGGTTCGCTCGTCACCGGCCAGGCGATCGCCGGCGAGATCGTCCGAGCGCTGGTCGGGACGATCGGCCTGGTCGCGTCGGTGCCGATCACCACTGCGCTGGCCGCTCTCGTCGCCGAGTCCCCCGCCGAGGACGAGGACCCCGCGGAGACGCCCGCCGCGTCCCACCCCTGA
- a CDS encoding GOLPH3/VPS74 family protein — MEHETLLPARLFLLAYDPKKQRLTNTSFLGTLLRAGALTELVLAGHVADQDGRVVVVGNPVVADPLQSAVLAEIAASSRPRKWQHWIGRRGRAAVTLVREQLAAEHVIRAERQRVLGLFPIWNVSLRDTRTRSRLAESARRALRGGEPVDRLDLRDAAVVALAASGELKIVVSRADRRQFKRRLEALGERVGPVVKGLRKAVQAAQSAAAA; from the coding sequence ATGGAGCACGAGACCCTCCTACCCGCGAGACTGTTCCTGCTCGCTTACGACCCCAAGAAGCAGCGGCTCACGAACACGAGTTTCCTGGGCACGCTGCTGCGGGCCGGTGCACTGACCGAGCTGGTCCTCGCCGGGCACGTCGCCGACCAGGACGGCCGGGTGGTCGTGGTCGGGAACCCGGTGGTCGCCGATCCCCTGCAGAGCGCCGTCCTCGCCGAGATCGCCGCCAGCAGCCGGCCGCGCAAGTGGCAGCACTGGATCGGCCGCCGCGGCCGGGCGGCCGTGACGCTGGTCCGCGAGCAACTCGCCGCCGAACACGTCATCCGGGCCGAGCGGCAACGCGTCCTGGGGCTGTTCCCGATCTGGAACGTCTCGCTGCGCGACACCCGGACGCGGAGCCGGCTGGCCGAGAGTGCCCGGCGGGCGCTGCGCGGCGGTGAGCCGGTCGACCGGCTCGACCTGCGGGACGCGGCCGTCGTCGCGCTGGCCGCGTCCGGTGAGCTGAAGATCGTGGTGAGCCGCGCGGACCGGCGTCAGTTCAAGCGTCGGTTGGAGGCGCTGGGCGAGCGAGTCGGCCCGGTCGTGAAGGGCCTGCGCAAGGCGGTCCAGGCCGCCCAATCCGCCGCGGCGGCCTGA